The following are from one region of the Staphylococcus schleiferi genome:
- the rpmG gene encoding 50S ribosomal protein L33, whose amino-acid sequence MRVNVTLACTECGDRNYITTKNKRTNPERIEMMKYCPRLNKHTLHRETK is encoded by the coding sequence ATGCGCGTAAACGTTACTTTAGCATGTACTGAATGTGGTGATCGTAACTATATCACAACTAAAAACAAACGAACTAATCCTGAGCGTATTGAAATGATGAAATACTGCCCAAGATTAAACAAACATACTTTACACAGAGAAACTAAATAA